Within Cloacibacillus sp., the genomic segment GCCGCGAATTTCATAAGGTTGTCCCACGTCTCGTTCCACGGCGTCGGTTCTATATCCTTTACTGCATAATGAGTCAGAGTGATGGTCTTCACAGCAAATCCTCCTGCGTTTATGATTTATTAATGTAATTATATTACATCAGCAAACTCTTTGCCGCATTCGCGCCGTTTATTTATGCAGAGTTTTTACGGGACTATTGCGATTTCATTACATTTTTGCCGCCGGATAATTTTCTTATTGCGGCATTGGGCATCATGTTATAAAATAGCCACTATGCCGGAGTGGCGGAATGGCAGACGCAGCGGACTCAAAATCCGCCGAGGATAACCCCTCGTGGGGGTTCGACCCCCCCCTCCGGCACCATAATTTTCTTGGATTAAAAGAGCGTGAACGCGATATCCGTGTTCACGCTCTTTGTGGTTCAAGCCTACGCCCCGGTGCGAGCTCTTTCTCTGAACAGCCCCTCAACGGCATTTATCCTTATGATTTGTTATATATGGAGCAAGAGCGCTCTTAACGTAAGTTTCACTAAAATACTCTCTCCATTTGCGAATAAAGGACTCGTCACCCGTGATCCCAAAGTATGCGGAACAGCCAAAGATAGCAAACGCCATGCTGTATGAAAATTTCTCCACAGGAGTGTTTGTTAGCAATTCCCCTTCCGATATCCCTTCATTCAAAATCTGCGTAAGATGCTTGGCAATCAAATTGATACGATTTTGGGTTGGAGCGGTCATTGGCGTAAGCGTGTAATGCCTTGTCCAATGATACATATATTTGGAACCATAGTAAGAAAGAGTTAAATCGATCCAATCAGAAAAATAAGAATCTATGCGTGAGAGCACAGTTCCGCTGCCATGTGGGTGCAGTGAATGAAACGATTCGTAAAATTTAATGTTATCTATTTCCTCAAATAATTCCTTTAGCGACCCAAAATAGTAGTAAAAATTTCCAGAGGACATCTGGCACGCGTGGACTATGTCCGAAATACGGATCGCGTCATGACCTTTTTCCCTGATCAGGTCCTCTGCGACCTGTATAATTTTTTTTCGCGTGAGCGCAGCCTGCTCTTTTCGAGTCGTCATTTACAAGTTCACCTCGTTGTAAATCAATATTAGAACCACCAGTAAGATAACATTTTAAATATTATAT encodes:
- a CDS encoding TetR/AcrR family transcriptional regulator, whose protein sequence is MTTRKEQAALTRKKIIQVAEDLIREKGHDAIRISDIVHACQMSSGNFYYYFGSLKELFEEIDNIKFYESFHSLHPHGSGTVLSRIDSYFSDWIDLTLSYYGSKYMYHWTRHYTLTPMTAPTQNRINLIAKHLTQILNEGISEGELLTNTPVEKFSYSMAFAIFGCSAYFGITGDESFIRKWREYFSETYVKSALAPYITNHKDKCR